The genomic DNA TTTTTTTCGCGGTTTTTGCAAAACGTCGTTCGCCGCTGCGCTAAACGTCGCAGCGGCTCTTTGGAGTCATGTTCATGAGTGATACAAGAATTAGCTGGGTTGACTACACTTGGAATCCATGGATAGGTTGCAGCAAGGTGTCTCAGGGGTGTAGCCGTTGCTACATTGAAACGCCATTGCGAAACCAGGGGCGTGAGCCGTTTCAAGGTCCCATTCGGTGCACCGACACGTGGAGGAATCCGGAGCGATGGAACCAAAACGCCTTGCAGTTGCAAAGTTGCAAACGCGTTTTAGTTGGGACTATGTCGGACTTTTTTCACGAAGGCGCTGATGAGTGGAGAGCCGAGGCTTGGGAAACGATTCATCGGTGTCAGGCGCTCGATTGGTTCATTCTGACGAAGCGACCTGAATGCGTTCGGGAACGCCTTCCTGCGAACTGGGGGGAAGGCTATCCAAATGTTTGGCTGGGCGTCACGGTTGAGCGACAGTCCTGTGTCGGTCGTATTGATACGATTTGGGACAATCTAGCTGCCAACTACTTCGTTGTCGCCGAGCCGTTGCTTGGGACTGTGACTTTCGGAGACCGAATCGACAAAGTTGATTGGGTTATCGCGGGATGCGAATCCTGGAAAGGGGATTTCCGAACTCATATGAGTAATTCATGGGTGCGATCGATTCGCGATGAATGTGATTGGGCTGGCGTTCCTTTTTTCCTGAAGCAACGCTACGTCGATGGTGTTCGTAAGTTCGACGGCGAGTTCGACGGCGTTATCAGGCAAGACTTTCCGCGTTCGCGTAGGCTCCCGACCAGTTTCTGATAAAGCGATCGCTGGGGAGTGTCGTTACGGAATCGAGGCACTGATGGGGATGCACCATCAGTGCCATTGGGCGGAGGGGGACGCAGTAGAATGCCAGTCTCTAGCGGCATGCCGCTCTTAGGCGAAAACCTTTTGAATTGCTTTCCGTTCTTCATTTGGAAACAAGTGTCGGTATCGACGTCGCATTGCCTCGGTGGTATGCCCAACGAGGTATTGTCGAAAGTTGTGTTCTTGAGTGAATGAAAAAGGTGGCGCATCCTGTTGGAACTATCACCCTCCAACGGCCCGACGTGGGCAAAGGAATGCGCCATGAATCAGACTAAAGCAGATCGAACCGACGTGCCAGTGGACAACCAGATCGATCCCGAAGTGGTTTCCTTTCGAGCGCAGTTCGACCAGCGAAGCCCGCTCGACGAGATTGTCCGCGAGGGAGCCAGACGCATGCTGCAAGCGGCGATCGATGCCGAAGTCGAAGCCTTTATCTCCTTGCACGCGGATCGAATCGACGAGCGTGGCAGAAGGCTCGTCGTCAAGAACGGCAGCCTGCCGGAGCGAAAAATCCTCACCGGTGCTGGCTCCATCGCAGTCACTCAAGGTCGAGTTCGCGACAACGCTCCGGATCGCAGCAAGCGAGTCACATTCTCGCCCAGCGTGCTGCCAAGCTACCTGCGCAAGACCAAAGCTATCGAAGAACTGATCCCTTGGCTGTACCTCAAAGGCATCTCCACGGGCGATTTGGGAGAAGCGCTTCAATCGCTCGTGGGCGAGCGGGCTGCTGGCCTGAGCGCGAACGTCGTCTGTCGGCTCAAGGAACAGTGGTGTAGCGAGTACGACGATTGGAGCAAGCGTGATTTATCCGACAAGCAATACGTTTACGTCTGGGCTGATGGCATTCACGCGAAGGTCCGCCTGGAAGACGATGCCAACAAAAAGCAGTGCTTGCTGGTGCTGATGGGAGCAACTCCCGATGGGAAAAAGGAACTGATCGCCGTCCTCGATGGCTACCGTGAAAGCGAACAAAGCTGGAGTGAACTGCTCATCGATCTCAAGCAACGAGGCCTGAAGATGGCTCCGAAGATCGCCATCGGTGACGGTGCGTTAGGCTTCTGGGCGGCGATTCGGAAAGTGTTTCCCGAGACCCGCGAACAGCGCTGTTGGGTCCATAAGACGGCCAACGTTTTGAACAAGATGCCCAAGAGCGTGCAGCCCAAGGCGAAGGGAGACCTGCACGAAATCTGGCAAGCCGAGACGAAGGACGACGCGAACAAAGCGTTCGATCACTTCCTTGAAAAATACGGTGCGAAATACGCTCCTGCATGCGCGTGCTTAAAGAAGGACCGTGACGTGCTGCTGGCATTCTACGATTTCCCGGCGGAGCACTGGAGTCACCTCCGAACGACCAACCCGATCGAGTCCACGTTCGCGACGATCCGGCTTCGCCATCGAAAGACCAAAGGAAGTGGAACCCGGCGAGCAAGCTTGGCGATGATGTTCAAGCTCGCCCAATCAGCATCCAAGAAATGGAGACGCCTGAACTGCCACGAAAAGATCACTCTCGTCACCGAAGGGCGTTCCTTCAAAGACGGAATCATGCAGGATGAGATCGCCGCTTAATTCAATTTCTCAAAACACAACAATTGACAATTACTCATGCCCAACCCACGCATCGATCGTACGTTGGTCAAGGCCTTCTGCTGCACAGCAGCTGCAGAATGAGTGACGTAGACAATGCCAACCGCGAAGTACGCTCCACTGGGAACCATCGAGGGTTTGTTGGAAATGGTGGTGTGCTTCGTCCGGCGTCATGGGCAGCGTAAGGCTGCGATTCTTCTTGCTCCGAGCAATACTGGGAACGCAAAACGTTTGGGTGCCGCCTGGGTGACACTCGCGCCAATCGCTGAGCGCCTCCGACAGGCGTTTCGACATGGGGACTCTGCGTGTCGATCGCTGGCCACGCACCCTTTTCTTTTCGCGGAGCACCAGATGGCTATCGCTGACATCGACGAGTTGTGATCGCATCAGTTCACTTCGCCTTGCTCCGGTATGGGCCGCGGCAACGAACATCGGGTAGATGAATGGGTGCTTGGCCGTCTTCTGGACATAATTCAGAAGCTCTTCAACCTGCATGCGAGAGAGGAAGAGGCAGTCCCAAAGGTCCAGGACATCGGCATCGCTCAAGTTGCCGCGATCAATCTGAGCGACGATTTCGCTCCAGGTTTGAAAGTGTGGTTTCTCGTCCGCTTTCGGGAAGCGGACGCCCTTCATTGGGTAAGGTTTAGCAACGACCCCTTCCGCTAATGCCCAGTTCCAAACACTTCGAAGCGTGACCAGTTCCTTCTTGATCGTTGCTGGCTGGAGGCGGCGCCCTCGGATTCCGCTTGCTTTGGATCGTGCCTGAACATAGCCCTGCAGCGTCTCGCGAGTGAGCATGTCGATTTGAAAGTTCTTGCCGATGTGTTTCTCAAGATGCCTTTGGTGCAGCTTCATTCCTCTTACTGTGGTTGCTTCCAATGCGCCGTCGGGGATTCCGTCGAAGTACTTCTCAAACAGCTCGGCGAGCCGCACTCGCATCGCTGGAGATCGTGTCGTGGAGAGTTTGCCGTCGGAGAGCAGGAAAACGGGCAAATCGGCCCCTTCCGGCAACTCCAGGCGTCCGCTTTCGACAAGCTGGATATTCTCTTCGAGGCGGTGCAGGCGGCTCTCCGCCTGCCTCTCGTTCTTCGTTTTCAGCGTTCGTTTGTATTTCCGACCGGCAAATCGGAAGCTGATGTGGTAGTTGCCGGACGGATCAGTTTGCAGCCAAGCCATTTGAACTCTCCAATCAATTGATTGAGAGTGAGTCTATGTCGAGACGACGCATCTCGACCAGCGACACAGAACCAATGCATTTGCAATGTTGCCACTGATTTGCCACTGATTGCTCGGAGAGTCCACAAAAAAAGGACTCAGAGCGATTGCTCTAAGTCCTTTGCTCGTAACGAGTACCGAAGGAGGGACTCGAACCCTCACTCCCTTGCGAGAACTGGATTTTGAATCCAGCGCGTCTGCCAATTCCGCCACTTCGGCTCTTCTTTATGCTGCGATCCCAATTGGCTGCGGTGCTCAAGGGGCACTGCGGCTAGGAACGCAGGTCGTGGGGGGCGATCGACGAAGGCAGGCCATCGATCTCCACGTGGGGAGAGTATCGCGAAGTGGATGAAATTTTGCAAGCCGGGCAGTGAAGCTGCTCGCAAAAAAAACTGTGGAGACGCCGCCCGGCTATAGCGATTATAGGCGTTCGGTGGCGGAGGCTCCGCGGCGGTGCGCAGCTCGAGAAATTGGCCGCACCGCGAACCGCACTTTGCCTTTTGCCACTTTAACTGTAGACTTTCCACTCGCGCCCCGCCCACCAGCGGCGGCGGCTCACTGCGAGCTCGCGAGATGAAAAACAAGAAATGGATGGGTGGCCGAGTGGTCGAAGGCTCTAGTCTTGAAAACTAGCGTAGGGGTGACTCTACCGTGGGTTCGAATCCCACCCCATCCGCTGATCGGCCACTTGGGATCGCTCCCGAGTGGCCTTTTTTGTTTGCCCAGCGAAGCTGGCAAACCCAGTCGGTGCTTGTCACCGACCAAGCCCTGTTCATGGGGAATTGAATTCGATTCGCAAGGGTTCCGCCGGTGACTGCGGGTCTGAAGGAAGCGATAGGAGGACGATGGAACGTAGCGAAAGCGAACCCGATTCGGCTGCCGGCGGGGGCGAGCGTGCAAAAAGTCGCGATGCCCGATACATGAACAGCCGCCGGAAGTGTTTGGGGACGTCATCATCGTCAGGGAGCCAGTGCAGTAACTGGGGAGACCTGACATTATCCGTGGCCGCGTTAGCTCCCCCAAAGGCGAAGCGTGAGAAGCCGGTAAGGTCGCTTCAAGTGGAAACACAAGAAGCGATCGATGTGGTGTCAGGAGTCAGATGAACCCGTAGTAGTGAATAAGTCGCGGCCCGTGAAAGCTGGTAACAGTCTGGAGGACAAAACCGTGGCGACGACGTGCAAAGCATCGGCGGTAACCGAAGCGAGTCACGCCGGACAGAGATGACTCAAAAGGTCATCACTGGATGCGAAGGGGTGAAGTTTTATTTGTGATTGGAGAGAACACCGAAAACGAGCAATCGGCAGCCGACACAATCCGAGAAGATCGAAGGTCTCGGGGACCGGTCCACAGTGGCGATGCGGGGAACTGCTAAGCTGCTCGATTCGTCCGTCGGCGTGGAAGTAACTCAGCAAACTCGACACCTCGCGATTGTCCTTTACCGGAATAGCACACGAGGCGTCCGCTCGAAGCCAACCGCCACACTGCCAACCGATTCGACAGAAAGCGCTCGACCCAACGAAAGACCACCGACCGACAGTCATGAAGCGAACCTACTACAGCCTCTACGACCGACTGCTTGATCGCCGAGCTTTGGCTCGCGCGTTCGAGAAAGTCCGACGTGCCAAGGGTGCACCTGGCATCGACGGGCAAGCGATCGATGCGTTTGAAGCTGATTTACTGGGGGAGCTGACGCGGTTGGTGAGCGAACTGCGGAGCAAGACTTACCGGCCCAGTGCGGTCCGCCGAGTTTCGATTCCGAAACCGGAAGGCGGCCAGCGGCATCTTGGCATCCCAACAGTTCGCGACCGAGTCGTCCAGCAAGCGTTGCTGGACATCCTGCAGCCGATCTTTGATCCTGACTTTCATCCATCAAGCTACGGTTACCGACCGGGCCGCAGTTGCCAACAGGCAGTCGCCAAAGCAACGATGTTCATCCGGCGATATGGTCTCGACCAAGTCGTCGATATGGATCTCTCGAAATGCTTTGACCGGTTGGATCACGGCTTGATTCTCTCGTCGATCCGTCGTCGGGTGACCGATGGCAGCATTTTGAATCTGATCAAAATGTTTTTGACCAGCGGAGTGATGAACGAAGGTGTCTGGGAGGCGACGGAGCTTGGCAGCCCGCAAGGCGGTGTTGTCAGTCCCCTGATCGCCAATATTTACCTGGATGCTTTCGACCAGGAGATGATGCGTCGTGGTTACCGAATCGTTCGGTACGCCGACGACATTCTGATCCTGTGTCGGAGCAAGCGCTCGGCGGCTCATGCGATGAGCGTTGCAGTGGAGATTCTGGAAGGTGATTTGAAGTTGACCGTCAATCGCGATAAGACGCACCTGACTTCAGCCTGTGAGGGTGTGAAGTTCTTGGGCGTCGTGATCGGCAGCATGCACACCCGCATTGCTGCCGAGAAAGTCGCGGCCTTCAAGGCGAAGGTCAAAGTGATCACTCGCAAGAACAGCCCGGTGAACTTGGAGAAGGTCATTGCTGACCTGAATCCGGTGCTTCGCGGCTGGGGCAGCTACTTCCGGATGGCGAACTGCAAAGGTCTGTATCGCGAGTTGGCTAGATGGATTCGGCGACGATTACGGGCCAAGCAACTCGCGTTGTGGAAGAAACCGACGCGTCTGATTCGCCGCTTGCGGCAGGTCGGCGTACGTGGTGACCTCCAGAAGATGCGAATGACCGCGTGGCGTACGTCGCGTAGTTCTTACGCCAGCATGGCCATCAGCAATGGCTTCCTGGCGGAACTTGGCCTGTTTGACTTGACCGAATTGGAGACTGGAGTCCTTCCTGGATTAACCTAGGCAAGTAAAACAGGAGCCGTATACGGACCCGTACGTACGGTTCTGTGAGAGGGCTGAGTCAGCGGTCGCTCCGCTGGCTCACCCTACTCGATCGTGGCGTCGCAATTCTTTTTCGCTGGTGCGAGGTAAGCTCCGCCGGCCCTCTGTTGGATCGTTCCCATCGCGGCGGCCTGTTGCTGCTGAGCTGCCGCCGACGCGGTGGTGGTGTGAGCCCTGGGCAAATCGCTGTTTCAATTTAGAGTGTCAGCCGCTATTCGCTCGTGCAGCGTTGTCCAAGCGAACCGGACGCTATCGCATGGCAGGTGATTTGTCTAAGTCTCATCCACTTAACAGCTCTGGCCTCGCTGGCCCCGCAGCGTGTAGCTGGTCGTCGCATCTGATATAACTGGCAGAATCGGTGCGAAATCGCCGAAGTCCAGATGCCGCGATGCCGACGATACCCATTGATATTATGGGCTTGCCTCTTGGGTGGACCGGCGCCGCGATGCCGGATCGGCTACAGCTGGCAAACTGATTTGTTGTTCGTTCGACTTCTCGTATAGGACCCTCCAAATGCCGCGCGGAAAAACTTACGCCAATGCATCGCAAGCGATTGGCGACACCCCGATGATCCAAATCAACCGCTTGATTCCTGGCGATCAGGCGACGGTGTTTGCTAAGTGCGAGTTCTTCCAGCCGCTCAATAGCGTCAAGGATCGGATCGGCGTGGCGATGGTCGAAGCTGCGGAGAAG from Rosistilla oblonga includes the following:
- a CDS encoding DUF5131 family protein, translated to MSDTRISWVDYTWNPWIGCSKVSQGCSRCYIETPLRNQGREPFQGPIRCTDTWRNPERWNQNALQLQSCKRVLVGTMSDFFHEGADEWRAEAWETIHRCQALDWFILTKRPECVRERLPANWGEGYPNVWLGVTVERQSCVGRIDTIWDNLAANYFVVAEPLLGTVTFGDRIDKVDWVIAGCESWKGDFRTHMSNSWVRSIRDECDWAGVPFFLKQRYVDGVRKFDGEFDGVIRQDFPRSRRLPTSF
- a CDS encoding IS256 family transposase, translated to MNQTKADRTDVPVDNQIDPEVVSFRAQFDQRSPLDEIVREGARRMLQAAIDAEVEAFISLHADRIDERGRRLVVKNGSLPERKILTGAGSIAVTQGRVRDNAPDRSKRVTFSPSVLPSYLRKTKAIEELIPWLYLKGISTGDLGEALQSLVGERAAGLSANVVCRLKEQWCSEYDDWSKRDLSDKQYVYVWADGIHAKVRLEDDANKKQCLLVLMGATPDGKKELIAVLDGYRESEQSWSELLIDLKQRGLKMAPKIAIGDGALGFWAAIRKVFPETREQRCWVHKTANVLNKMPKSVQPKAKGDLHEIWQAETKDDANKAFDHFLEKYGAKYAPACACLKKDRDVLLAFYDFPAEHWSHLRTTNPIESTFATIRLRHRKTKGSGTRRASLAMMFKLAQSASKKWRRLNCHEKITLVTEGRSFKDGIMQDEIAA
- a CDS encoding tyrosine-type recombinase/integrase; the protein is MAWLQTDPSGNYHISFRFAGRKYKRTLKTKNERQAESRLHRLEENIQLVESGRLELPEGADLPVFLLSDGKLSTTRSPAMRVRLAELFEKYFDGIPDGALEATTVRGMKLHQRHLEKHIGKNFQIDMLTRETLQGYVQARSKASGIRGRRLQPATIKKELVTLRSVWNWALAEGVVAKPYPMKGVRFPKADEKPHFQTWSEIVAQIDRGNLSDADVLDLWDCLFLSRMQVEELLNYVQKTAKHPFIYPMFVAAAHTGARRSELMRSQLVDVSDSHLVLREKKRVRGQRSTRRVPMSKRLSEALSDWRECHPGGTQTFCVPSIARSKKNRSLTLPMTPDEAHHHFQQTLDGSQWSVLRGWHCLRHSFCSCCAAEGLDQRTIDAWVGHE
- the ltrA gene encoding group II intron reverse transcriptase/maturase; its protein translation is MKRTYYSLYDRLLDRRALARAFEKVRRAKGAPGIDGQAIDAFEADLLGELTRLVSELRSKTYRPSAVRRVSIPKPEGGQRHLGIPTVRDRVVQQALLDILQPIFDPDFHPSSYGYRPGRSCQQAVAKATMFIRRYGLDQVVDMDLSKCFDRLDHGLILSSIRRRVTDGSILNLIKMFLTSGVMNEGVWEATELGSPQGGVVSPLIANIYLDAFDQEMMRRGYRIVRYADDILILCRSKRSAAHAMSVAVEILEGDLKLTVNRDKTHLTSACEGVKFLGVVIGSMHTRIAAEKVAAFKAKVKVITRKNSPVNLEKVIADLNPVLRGWGSYFRMANCKGLYRELARWIRRRLRAKQLALWKKPTRLIRRLRQVGVRGDLQKMRMTAWRTSRSSYASMAISNGFLAELGLFDLTELETGVLPGLT